The DNA sequence TGGAgtcctttacattttttttattttatcataaaAAGTGAAACATTTGTATGTAATTTTCTGCTCAAAATCAACCTGTTTCATCAAAGCCATCTGTTCATTACGCCAGTGCAGAAACCTGCTTTTAATTGACTTGTTTCAAGATACAACAAGTTGATTTGAATTAAAAATGTCGTGCTTTTAGAACTCAACTGTGGACAGAAATGTCTAAGACGTGTAACAGAGTACATTGTTGTATTACTTTCACCAAAGTAAAGGACCccagtacttcttccaccactgataaaGCCATATGAAGAATATAAGGACGTCATAGGATGGTCTGAGTCTACATCATGTCTATTTGCACTTCCAATGCAGGCCTAGTCTGATATTCCACACTTTCCTTTTACTATGGTATAGTGTAGTACAGTATAGTGTCTGCTACTGTAAAGCCTGACTGTGTGGGTGCTTTACAAACAGTGAAGACGACCTTAAATAAGGGGCTGGCCTCTGTGAGTACAGCAGAAGCCGCTGCCTCCCCTCAGTGATGCGGGGAATCTGCGCTGCTTTCTGTCCGCTATATAAACTGCACACAGCGCCCAGAGCTCACAGTGGACAGCTCCGTGGTgctgaaatctcaaagacaccacacacgcacacactcacacacacacacacactcactctctcgctctctcataCATGCCTGGAGCCATGGACGGATTGTCGTGgaaactttttttacttttttgcctGGCTTTTGCGCAGAGCTCCGCGCAAGACTTCGGACAGACGCAGTTTATTTGCACGTCGGTGCCAAAGGATATGGACTTGTGCGCGGCCACGATGCAAAACAGCGGACCGGCGGAGGACCTGAAGACCACGGTCATGCAGCTGCGGGAGACCGTGCTACAGCAAAAGGAGACCATTATGAACCAAAAGGAGACAATCAGGGAACTAACGTCAAAGTTGAGCCGATGCGAGAGCCAGAGCCTCCCGGCGGCAGGACCCGGCGCGAGACGGCCGGGGGCGAAGAACACGATGGGGGATGTATCCCGGGGCACCACGGACACTCTGGCCCAGCTGGGACAGACTTTACACACGCTGAAACAGAGACTGGAGAATCTGGAGGTAGGCAAAcaaaggagaggagagcagcGCTGACCCGGTCAAAGGTTAATTCAATTAGCCTCCCTGGTTGTGTATTAGAAGGAGGGTTAAGCCTCTAATGTACACTGCTGCAACATTGTTCTGGCTTTGAGCAGTCTCTGCTTGGAGATGCACATGCATGATGCACATGCATGTGCATCTCCATCTTTTAATTGACAGTGAGAGAGAAGCATCATGTGAAATAAACTCAAGTGCAGGGTAAAGCTGCATTTTGAATAATGTGGCGCAGAGCATGCgcgcgcccacacacacacacaagcacacacgcacacacacacacacgcacacacacacacacacacacacacggctagGACCAGGCTGCTGTTTCAGGGAGTTTAAGACCGGAGAAAGTATTCCTTGTGCCCCTGTAACCcagtgtctgtctccctctgtccgATGCAGCAGTACAGTCGAGGGAACAACACCGTGCAGGCGAACAGCCTGAAAGATCTGCTCCAGAACAAGATAGACGATATGGAGAAGCAGGTTCTGTCCCGGGTCAACACGATAGAGGAGACCAAACCGGGCACCAGGAATGACACCGAGCAGCGGAACAGAGTGGAGTCCACGCTCACCACTCTGCACCATCGGATCACAGACCTGGAGAAAGGTGCGTTGGGGATTTCCAAGGTGGGACTGAGTGCGCGCATACCACCACTTTCACGGCATTGAATGTGGCTCCACGGGAGTTCTTAACAAGATTAGGTGTCATGTAATTGTTTTTGTAAGCTCAACGGCGTCTCAGTGTTTAGAAAGAACTGACACCTTCTGTATTACAGCAGTGCAATGTGGAGCCGTTCACAATGCCGCAACCATCACGTTGCGCACAGATAGtgtgagggaggagaggggagagctgCATTGCTTTGCATATCTCAAGACCTGTTTGCACTTTTGCTTCGCTGAGTTTCTGTTTTCCAAAGCCAAAAACCTGACTGGCTATCTTGCATGGGGGGCATATATGCATTTGCAGAGGTCATAGGCAGAGAAAGTTTGCTGGGTGCGCCTCGCGCTGGCGCGTTTTGTTCGCTTGTTCAGCTTTTCAACACGTGCAAATGCGCGTGCGTTtgtgggagagagggagacagagccCTTCTACACAGGCAGCCGacaaaatgtctttttatatgtggtcatttttatattgtgaaaaaaacatcGATTACATTTTCAGACAAGCTTTGTTTTTCTTCCGTTTCTTTCACTAATTGACATGAATTGAATCATATACATCCCATAATCTTTATCATCAATCTCCTCCCAATCCCTAAATACATACAAAACGCTGAAAATACTCTATAATAACTGACATTTCCTCTACAGGTAAAGAAACCAGGCCAACAGATAAGTTTCAGCTCACCTTCCCCCTGAGAACCAACTACATGTACGCCAAAGCCAAGAGGAGCCTCCCCGAGATGTACTCCTTCAGCGTGTGTTTGTGGATCAAGTCCAACGCCTCTCCTGGGGTGGGGACACCCTTCTCCTACGCGGTACCGGGTCAGGCCAACGAGCTGGTGTTGATCGAGTGGGGGAACAACCCTATGGAGATTCTCATCAATGACAAGGTAACAGAAACTGACTACCGTGGATAGAGACTGATtccacacatgtagcctacctTTGCAGGGTGTCATTTTGGCCTTTTTGCATTTACTTTGTACATGTATCGTGTTAATATGCAGAACAACTTACAGTAGGTGCAACAGTAGGAAAAAGTTATTATACTTTGTGCACGGATGAGTAACCAGACAACTTCTATGTGCCAGATCTGGAAATGGAATAAAAATAGGTGCTAAGGTGAGCAACAGAgggactttttctttttttttgaggaaAAGATACATGACAGTGACTCTGCTACTTAAGTGTGAAAGAGAGATTGTTAACTGGAGAGAAAGACGTCATTTTTCCAATGTCTCTGCTGCAGGTTGCAAAGCTGCCATTTGTCATCAATGACGGGAAATGGCATCACCTGTGCATCACGTGGACCACCCGTGACGGGATGTGGGAAGCTTACCAGGATGGAGTGATTCGGGGAAATGGAGAAAATCTGGCACCGTACCACCCCATCAAACCAGACGGGGTACTGGTCCTGGGACAAGAGCAGGTggatatttcttttttacatcAGTGATTGCAACTTCTGCACTTTAATCCCACACATATTTGGAAATACTCCTGACACAATTATGCATTTCATTTTGGATAAAGGTTCAAAATGGGAATCATTATGAAATGAGATTGTGTGGACATTGAAGAGGTGGCAAATTTAGGCTGCCCAGTCAAATTGGTGTGCAATTTATCATCCCAGGATTGGCACGAATTACAGAGAATTTACTGTAGATAGTCAGTTTCTTGTCCTAGGAAGAGACCCGTAAAAACTCAAGCATTTGGCCAAATCTCATTACATACATTAGATCACATTCCATTTAGCTGACATTtctatccaaagcgacttccaataagtgcatttaaccatgaaggtacaaactcaGAATAGCAAGAATCACATTAGCTAGTAGTAAGTACATTAGCTTCCAgtaagccaaactacaaagagccacatGTAAGTGCAACATgtaagtgcttttttttttatttaatttttttttacaaccacCATCTTCTTCGTGCAGTCGCAAGAGACACTGCTAAATACAAATCATGCCTACAGAAAGTAAATGGTTTCCAGACTGGAGTTCTGCAAAAATAAATTCAATTAAAATTTCcaatttacattttcttttttcttaataTAACCCATTTGCTCACATTTTTGCCTTTTCAAACTAAAGCCATATTTAAGAACAAAAGTTCTCTCAGATGATGTCACTTACACTGTATAACAAAATCCTATCATGGTTTTGTGCTCTAATGCACATCAATCTTGCAGGATTCTTCACAGGAAGTGTTGAGTTACTTCACCTTTCCTGATCAGATAACTAACACTTCAATTCCAGCTTTGATGTGCACTTGTAGTACCGAGATGACTAAGACTTGTCTGCATTGCTCCACAGGACACATTGGGAGGAGGCTTTGATGCCACACAAGCTTTCGTCGGTGAACTAGCAAACTTAAATATCTGGAATAGGAAACTTTCTATCGCCGAGATCTACAACTTGGCGACCTGCAACAGCAAAGCACCGGCTGGCAACGTCTTCTCCTGGACGGAGAGCAACATCGAAATATTTGGCGGAGCGACCAAATGGACCTTCGAGCCTTGCCGTTCGCTCAACTGAACTGCATTTCACCGTTCCAGAAAGGCCTCTCTGTATTTCTAAGCTTTTGTCGTTCTTGTCTTCACTTTGACGTTTGTTAGAGACTATTTGAGTTATTGGTAAGCTTAAAATCTGGGATTTCTATCATTCTTATTAGGTATTTATGTGCAAAACAACGCTTTCCAtcttgaggaaaaaaaattatccaATTCATCTTGGAAACCTGGGaacaacccaacgacttcttctccctcaaccaagcatccccctggctataactacatctgcaaacccccgcccctcccaccgtggaggTGGCCTTCGGCcacattttcaatcagaacttccggatcacagaactcaccctcccctcagtatcatcgtttgaatatctcgccttcaaaactctttcctccatgacagtcatcctcatttaccggccacctaaaccaaatccctccttcctctctgattttactgaactcctcacactagcctcatctctctctctcacgtcTGCTGCTAccgtgacttaaacatccacatggactcccccacatgcaagctctcatcagaattcaaaattttactggataacttctctctca is a window from the Perca fluviatilis chromosome 1, GENO_Pfluv_1.0, whole genome shotgun sequence genome containing:
- the LOC120569029 gene encoding neuronal pentraxin-1-like, yielding MPGAMDGLSWKLFLLFCLAFAQSSAQDFGQTQFICTSVPKDMDLCAATMQNSGPAEDLKTTVMQLRETVLQQKETIMNQKETIRELTSKLSRCESQSLPAAGPGARRPGAKNTMGDVSRGTTDTLAQLGQTLHTLKQRLENLEQYSRGNNTVQANSLKDLLQNKIDDMEKQVLSRVNTIEETKPGTRNDTEQRNRVESTLTTLHHRITDLEKGKETRPTDKFQLTFPLRTNYMYAKAKRSLPEMYSFSVCLWIKSNASPGVGTPFSYAVPGQANELVLIEWGNNPMEILINDKVAKLPFVINDGKWHHLCITWTTRDGMWEAYQDGVIRGNGENLAPYHPIKPDGVLVLGQEQDTLGGGFDATQAFVGELANLNIWNRKLSIAEIYNLATCNSKAPAGNVFSWTESNIEIFGGATKWTFEPCRSLN